Proteins co-encoded in one Myxococcales bacterium genomic window:
- a CDS encoding 3-oxoacid CoA-transferase has product MTDVTYGPSELLICLASRLVEDGSMAFIGTGIPMLAASLAQKLRAPNLVPIFEFGGLGAELEKLPLAVGDMRTFNRALVASSICEVMETAQRGFIEYGFIGGAQIDAYGNLNSTLIGSPDKVKVRLPGSGGANDIGSLIWRTIMIMRQDKKRFVEKVDFITTPGFLQGPGAREAAGLPAGTGPYRVVTNLGIMGFDKETCRMKLLSLNPGITVEDVRANTGFELLVADHLERNDPPTAEELRILREEVDPDGLYR; this is encoded by the coding sequence ATGACCGACGTTACCTATGGTCCGAGCGAATTGTTGATCTGCCTGGCGAGCCGACTGGTCGAGGACGGCTCGATGGCCTTTATCGGCACGGGCATTCCGATGCTGGCCGCGTCGCTGGCGCAAAAACTGCGCGCGCCCAACCTGGTGCCGATTTTCGAGTTCGGCGGCCTGGGAGCGGAACTGGAAAAGCTGCCGCTCGCGGTCGGCGACATGCGCACGTTCAACCGGGCGCTCGTGGCCTCGAGCATTTGCGAAGTCATGGAAACCGCGCAGCGCGGCTTCATCGAATACGGTTTCATCGGCGGCGCGCAGATCGACGCCTACGGCAACCTCAACTCGACGCTGATCGGCTCGCCCGACAAGGTGAAGGTGCGGCTGCCCGGTTCCGGCGGCGCCAACGACATCGGCTCGCTGATCTGGCGGACGATCATGATCATGCGCCAGGATAAAAAACGCTTCGTCGAGAAAGTCGACTTCATCACCACGCCGGGCTTTTTGCAGGGCCCCGGCGCGCGCGAGGCGGCCGGCCTGCCCGCCGGCACCGGCCCTTACCGCGTCGTGACGAACCTGGGCATCATGGGTTTCGACAAAGAAACCTGTCGGATGAAACTGCTGTCGCTCAATCCCGGCATCACCGTCGAGGACGTTCGGGCCAATACCGGCTTCGAGCTGCTGGTCGCCGATCACCTCGAGCGCAACGATCCGCCGACCGCCGAGGAATTGCGCATCCTGCGCGAGGAAGTCGACCCGGACGGGCTGTACCGGTAA
- a CDS encoding zinc ribbon domain-containing protein, translated as MPIYEYEHEETACELGAVFAIKQSMKDEPLHRCPACGAPVRKLISRANVNTPKTNTELRDLGFTKLVKRESGVYENVTARGNDSKYVYRDKPETLPNLKKTITD; from the coding sequence GTGCCGATCTACGAATACGAGCATGAAGAAACGGCTTGCGAGCTGGGCGCAGTATTCGCGATCAAGCAATCGATGAAAGACGAACCGCTGCACCGGTGCCCCGCTTGCGGGGCGCCGGTGCGCAAACTCATTTCGCGCGCGAACGTCAACACCCCCAAAACCAACACCGAGCTGCGCGATCTGGGGTTCACCAAGCTGGTGAAGCGCGAAAGCGGCGTTTACGAAAACGTCACGGCGCGCGGCAACGACAGCAAATACGTCTACCGCGACAAGCCGGAAACCCTGCCGAACCTCAAGAAGACGATCACCGATTAA
- a CDS encoding formylglycine-generating enzyme family protein yields the protein MHALSLVTSSIFLLGLLLLTATCGENDDDDSTDNPADDDNDDNDDNDDNDDNDDNDDNDDNNDNNDNDNNDNGDHFFDRVLIPAGKFWQSCEPDDTHCKVNEMPRRLITLADYYIDVFEVTNGRYAEFLNDHGENCGGHTCLYSAHAFPYQGLYEEAGVWVVDPGYENRAAVLITWDGAQAFCEWDGGRLPTEAEWEKAAKGDAEHYIYPWGDHWTERAANYRDSLDPFETGSYPWTSPIGYFDGSDHGGAYQTADGRSPFGLRDMAGNAMEWVNDWYSPTYYSVGPLTDPPGPESGSVHVLRGGAWDFEDTNLRVSSRTWATPDAGSRNTGFRCARD from the coding sequence ATGCATGCCCTTTCGCTGGTGACATCCTCGATTTTTCTTCTCGGTCTGCTTTTACTGACCGCGACCTGCGGCGAAAACGATGACGACGATTCCACGGACAACCCCGCCGACGACGATAACGACGACAATGACGACAACGATGATAACGATGATAACGATGACAACGATGATAACGACGACAATAACGACAATAACGACAATGACAATAATGACAATGGCGACCATTTCTTTGACCGGGTTCTGATCCCGGCGGGCAAGTTTTGGCAGAGCTGCGAACCGGACGATACCCATTGCAAAGTCAACGAAATGCCCCGTCGCCTGATTACTCTTGCCGACTATTACATTGACGTATTCGAAGTGACCAACGGGCGCTACGCGGAATTTCTCAACGATCACGGCGAGAATTGCGGCGGGCACACCTGTCTTTATTCGGCGCACGCGTTCCCCTATCAGGGGTTGTATGAAGAGGCCGGGGTGTGGGTGGTGGATCCCGGTTACGAAAACCGGGCGGCGGTTTTGATCACCTGGGACGGCGCTCAGGCTTTCTGCGAGTGGGACGGTGGGCGGTTGCCGACGGAAGCGGAGTGGGAAAAAGCGGCCAAGGGAGATGCGGAACACTATATTTATCCCTGGGGCGATCATTGGACCGAGCGGGCGGCGAATTACCGGGATTCCCTCGATCCTTTTGAAACCGGCAGCTATCCCTGGACCTCGCCGATCGGCTATTTCGACGGCAGCGATCACGGCGGCGCGTATCAAACCGCCGACGGTCGCAGCCCGTTCGGCTTGCGCGATATGGCGGGCAACGCCATGGAGTGGGTGAACGATTGGTATTCGCCGACCTATTATTCGGTCGGTCCCTTGACCGATCCGCCAGGCCCCGAGTCCGGCTCGGTCCACGTTTTGCGCGGCGGCGCCTGGGATTTTGAGGACACCAATTTGCGCGTTTCGTCGCGAACCTGGGCGACACCGGACGCCGGTAGTAGAAACACGGGTTTTCGGTGCGCCCGGGATTGA
- a CDS encoding beta-lactamase family protein, which yields MDTYRKLLLFTILALLGGLPLLACQDGDELAADRIPLDDDQESTPDQSNPDDDDDDDTAGPGISDPAMNEMLQALVDEYVIFSGDPGMAMGVWLPRELSRTFVAGQANLETGLDLAPDMRFRVGSNTKMFVAAVIVQLAEEGLLSLDDPITDYLPDTYSQWEDITIEQLLRMESGIAEFIMDQIFWAVTLLTRTLPKDPEFILSFVADKPLIFEPGSQCSYCDTNYIVLGMILEAVTGNDAASEIENRIIKPLGLKKTFLDMKLSHLNDLAHGYADIQLAGAVFGLSGDLMAITALIPPWMMMSETMFDGTYLINPTAFWTAGAMISYPEDLNRFMKAFMNGELFGPEMVDQVRKFRTCDEYGEEINYSIGIMARETPYGYAYGHGGKHFGYSTDTYYLPDADFGFSFLHNWVPDQNEGLMDELWRTAMGDLPRSRQACRPPEGFFPADEKNYVHFRIKGVMNDPAEEEPLPAIAYAPVTVDDAVIPFYGLDSTLTLEASRDDKRLRAEMVGPNTEEGFEWREVVLEMDEATLTQTTDGYLDIGTDETAMPFYLTLEKVRKNTETRLADKRCVIGVPDWERASRLYLCEPERLSLEAGQIVRLFGRVAVKLDEKAVTAYLERFDRPSCVCATELGEWEPCE from the coding sequence ATGGATACCTATCGGAAGCTACTGTTATTCACGATTCTGGCTCTGTTGGGAGGGCTGCCGCTGCTCGCCTGCCAGGATGGCGACGAACTCGCCGCCGACCGGATACCGCTCGATGACGATCAAGAATCGACGCCCGATCAATCCAATCCGGACGATGACGACGACGACGACACCGCCGGCCCGGGGATCAGCGATCCGGCCATGAATGAGATGTTGCAGGCGCTGGTCGATGAATACGTCATTTTCAGCGGCGATCCGGGCATGGCGATGGGCGTGTGGCTGCCGCGCGAACTCAGCCGGACGTTCGTCGCGGGACAGGCCAATCTGGAAACCGGTCTGGACTTGGCGCCCGACATGCGATTTCGCGTCGGCAGCAACACGAAAATGTTCGTCGCCGCGGTCATTGTGCAATTGGCCGAGGAAGGCCTGTTGTCGCTGGACGATCCGATCACCGATTACCTGCCGGATACCTATTCCCAATGGGAAGACATCACCATCGAGCAGTTGTTGCGGATGGAAAGCGGGATCGCCGAATTCATCATGGATCAGATTTTCTGGGCGGTCACCCTGTTGACCCGCACGCTGCCGAAGGATCCGGAATTCATTTTATCGTTCGTGGCCGACAAGCCGCTGATTTTCGAGCCGGGTTCGCAATGTTCCTACTGCGACACCAACTATATCGTCCTGGGGATGATCCTCGAAGCGGTGACCGGCAACGACGCGGCATCCGAAATCGAAAACCGGATCATCAAGCCGCTGGGCCTCAAGAAGACCTTTCTGGACATGAAGCTATCGCACTTGAACGATCTGGCGCACGGTTACGCCGACATCCAATTGGCCGGCGCGGTCTTCGGCTTGAGCGGCGACCTGATGGCCATCACCGCGCTGATCCCGCCCTGGATGATGATGTCGGAAACGATGTTCGACGGCACCTACCTCATCAATCCCACCGCATTCTGGACGGCGGGCGCGATGATCAGTTACCCCGAGGATCTCAACCGCTTCATGAAGGCGTTCATGAACGGCGAACTGTTCGGCCCCGAAATGGTCGACCAGGTGCGGAAATTCCGCACCTGCGACGAATACGGCGAGGAGATCAACTACAGCATCGGCATCATGGCGCGCGAAACGCCCTACGGCTACGCCTACGGCCACGGCGGCAAGCATTTCGGCTACTCGACCGACACCTACTATCTGCCCGACGCGGATTTCGGTTTCAGTTTTCTACACAACTGGGTGCCCGACCAGAACGAAGGCCTGATGGATGAACTGTGGCGCACCGCCATGGGCGATTTGCCGCGGTCGCGGCAGGCTTGCCGTCCGCCGGAGGGCTTCTTTCCCGCCGACGAGAAAAACTACGTCCATTTCCGCATCAAAGGCGTCATGAACGATCCGGCCGAGGAAGAGCCGCTGCCGGCCATTGCCTATGCGCCGGTCACCGTGGATGACGCGGTCATTCCTTTTTACGGGTTGGATTCGACACTGACGCTCGAAGCGAGCCGGGACGACAAACGGCTGCGTGCCGAGATGGTCGGCCCCAACACGGAAGAGGGGTTCGAATGGCGCGAGGTCGTGCTGGAAATGGACGAGGCCACCCTGACGCAAACGACCGACGGCTACCTTGATATCGGTACGGACGAAACCGCCATGCCGTTCTACCTGACGCTGGAAAAGGTGCGGAAAAACACCGAAACGCGGTTGGCCGACAAGCGCTGCGTCATCGGCGTCCCGGATTGGGAACGCGCTTCGCGGCTGTATCTCTGCGAGCCGGAACGGCTGTCGCTCGAGGCCGGACAGATCGTTCGCCTGTTCGGGCGCGTTGCCGTCAAGCTGGATGAAAAAGCGGTGACCGCTTATCTGGAGCGGTTCGACCGGCCGTCGTGCGTTTGTGCCACCGAACTGGGCGAGTGGGAGCCCTGCGAATAA
- a CDS encoding SRPBCC domain-containing protein, producing MSAVVSPRMIVKETVVPAPRAAVWEAWTTREGIRTFLAPEARVELRFRGPFEIHFDRDAPAGSQGSEGMTILSYLPEEMLSFTWNNPPELAEIRHETTFVVVQFMAVSPGETRVKLTHLGWPEGAIWDRSFAYFDRAWGVVMDRLRRRFIDGPFGWRANG from the coding sequence ATGAGCGCCGTCGTCTCGCCGCGGATGATCGTCAAGGAAACCGTCGTGCCGGCGCCTCGCGCGGCGGTCTGGGAAGCCTGGACGACCCGGGAGGGAATCCGGACCTTTTTGGCGCCGGAGGCCCGGGTCGAATTGCGCTTCCGGGGGCCGTTCGAGATTCATTTCGACCGCGACGCCCCGGCCGGTTCGCAAGGGTCGGAAGGGATGACGATTCTTTCCTATCTGCCGGAGGAAATGCTTTCCTTCACCTGGAACAATCCGCCGGAACTGGCCGAAATCCGGCACGAGACGACTTTTGTGGTCGTGCAATTCATGGCGGTTTCGCCCGGGGAAACGCGGGTCAAGTTGACGCACCTCGGCTGGCCGGAAGGCGCGATCTGGGACCGGTCGTTCGCCTATTTCGACCGCGCCTGGGGCGTGGTGATGGACCGGCTGCGCCGGCGGTTCATTGACGGACCGTTCGGTTGGCGGGCCAACGGCTAA
- the speB gene encoding agmatinase: MKPNYYDIPEPFFHREQARAAIIPIPYERTVSFGAGTGLGPEAILRASHQVEFYDEFLGLEPYRAGIFSEPLGNPKTVSRLSPAKMIERYAAIVARHLDEGRFPIVLGGEHTVALAPFAAAIARHPDLHVLQFDAHADLREQYEDDPYSHACAARRMVERAPVTQIGIRSYDKEQAAAYSTLPVKVLHAWEIRGGRDPLPFLEAKLGDPVYLTIDLDVFDLAEMPATGTPEPGGLSWHEVDRMLAWLFAHRRVIGLDVVELAPLAGLHAPDFLAARLIYRAIGRRLGEGTLQP; this comes from the coding sequence ATGAAGCCGAACTATTACGACATTCCCGAGCCGTTTTTCCATCGCGAGCAAGCGCGCGCGGCGATCATTCCGATTCCTTACGAACGAACTGTTTCGTTCGGCGCCGGCACTGGGTTGGGGCCGGAAGCAATTTTGCGGGCCAGCCACCAGGTGGAGTTTTACGACGAATTCCTGGGGCTGGAACCGTACCGCGCGGGCATCTTCAGCGAACCGCTCGGCAATCCGAAAACGGTCAGCCGCCTATCGCCCGCCAAAATGATCGAGCGCTATGCCGCGATCGTCGCGCGGCACCTCGACGAAGGCCGCTTTCCGATCGTCCTGGGCGGCGAGCATACCGTCGCCCTGGCGCCGTTCGCGGCGGCGATCGCGCGCCATCCCGATTTGCACGTGCTGCAGTTCGACGCCCACGCCGACCTGCGCGAGCAATACGAGGACGACCCCTACTCGCACGCCTGCGCCGCCCGGCGGATGGTCGAACGCGCGCCAGTGACCCAGATCGGCATCCGCTCCTACGACAAGGAGCAGGCGGCGGCTTATTCCACGCTGCCGGTCAAGGTGCTGCACGCCTGGGAAATCCGCGGCGGCCGCGATCCGTTGCCGTTTCTGGAGGCCAAGCTCGGCGATCCCGTTTATCTGACCATCGACCTGGACGTCTTCGATCTGGCGGAAATGCCCGCGACCGGCACTCCCGAACCCGGCGGCCTTTCCTGGCACGAAGTGGACCGAATGTTGGCCTGGTTGTTCGCGCACCGCCGGGTGATCGGCCTGGACGTGGTGGAACTGGCGCCGCTCGCCGGCCTGCACGCGCCCGATTTTCTGGCGGCGCGGCTGATCTATCGCGCCATCGGCCGGCGGCTCGGCGAGGGAACTTTGCAGCCTTGA
- a CDS encoding formylglycine-generating enzyme family protein: protein MGSPESEPGRGADETQHSVTLTHNFEISKYETTELAFTTLMGWNPSYFAPAGECGDHCPVESMSWYDTLAAANRLSELAGHSPCYALSDVVCRDTTAVGANYMNCMNATQQGISTATVALNGVTSVYDCQGYRLPTEAEWEYAARAGSTTAFYNGGITNPACSPLDTNLDAIGWYCGNTGGAPAPIGLKAANAWDIYDISGNVWEWTWDWYAADLEPATDPAGPDGGSGRTVRGGSWFDEARYARSAARLSIMQNAHSYNLGFRLVRTMP from the coding sequence ATGGGCAGCCCGGAAAGCGAACCGGGACGCGGCGCCGACGAGACGCAGCACAGCGTAACCCTGACTCACAACTTCGAAATCAGCAAATACGAAACGACCGAACTGGCGTTTACGACATTGATGGGCTGGAATCCAAGCTACTTCGCGCCCGCCGGCGAATGCGGCGACCATTGCCCGGTCGAATCCATGAGCTGGTACGACACGCTCGCCGCCGCCAACCGGCTTTCGGAACTCGCCGGCCACTCGCCCTGTTACGCCTTGAGCGATGTCGTCTGCCGCGACACGACCGCCGTCGGCGCGAACTACATGAATTGCATGAATGCCACCCAACAAGGCATTTCCACCGCGACCGTGGCGCTCAACGGCGTGACTTCGGTTTACGATTGCCAGGGCTATCGGTTGCCGACCGAAGCCGAATGGGAATACGCGGCCCGCGCGGGTTCGACGACGGCTTTTTACAACGGCGGAATCACCAATCCGGCTTGCTCGCCGCTCGACACGAATCTTGACGCGATCGGGTGGTACTGCGGCAACACCGGCGGCGCCCCGGCGCCGATCGGTTTAAAAGCCGCGAACGCCTGGGACATTTACGACATCAGCGGCAACGTCTGGGAATGGACCTGGGATTGGTACGCCGCCGACCTGGAACCGGCGACCGATCCGGCGGGGCCGGACGGTGGTTCAGGCCGGACGGTGCGCGGCGGCAGTTGGTTTGACGAGGCGCGGTATGCCCGCTCGGCGGCCCGTCTCTCCATTATGCAAAACGCCCACAGCTACAACCTGGGCTTCCGCCTCGTGCGAACGATGCCCTGA
- a CDS encoding CoA transferase subunit A translates to MKETPYVFPREGVRTLINPPDLEALREHNRHRSKALVDKRMTEDEAIARFVRDGQYIGIELYGTVRCPMSLTRALIRSGKKNFDLAGQGVHEADLLLAAGIVKRIDCTYIGQEVYGVSPLLRRAVESGQVTEVIEWSNGAITWRFKAAAMGVPFLPTYSMLGTDTLKYSAAKVIDDPFTRRPVALLPALVLDVGFIHVNRADKFGNCQIDGISGFAAEMARASKKLVISAEEIVDSEVFRAEPNRTIIPWYCVDAVVPAPFGCWPGEMTGCYERDEAHYKMFIETTQTAEGAAAYLKEWVDGVRDHQALLDKIGRDKLQALRIRK, encoded by the coding sequence ATGAAAGAAACCCCCTACGTTTTTCCCCGTGAAGGCGTCCGTACCCTGATCAACCCCCCCGACCTGGAAGCGCTGCGGGAACACAATCGCCATCGCAGCAAGGCTCTGGTCGACAAGCGGATGACCGAAGACGAAGCCATCGCCCGTTTCGTGCGCGACGGCCAGTACATCGGCATCGAGTTGTATGGGACGGTCCGCTGCCCGATGTCGCTGACCCGCGCCCTGATCCGCAGCGGCAAGAAGAATTTCGACCTCGCCGGGCAGGGAGTGCACGAGGCCGACCTGTTGCTCGCGGCGGGCATCGTCAAGCGCATCGACTGCACCTACATCGGCCAGGAAGTATACGGCGTCAGCCCGCTCTTGCGGCGCGCCGTCGAATCGGGCCAGGTGACCGAGGTCATCGAGTGGTCGAACGGCGCCATCACCTGGCGGTTCAAGGCGGCGGCCATGGGCGTGCCGTTTCTTCCGACCTATTCCATGCTCGGCACCGACACCCTGAAATACAGCGCCGCGAAAGTAATCGACGATCCGTTCACCCGGCGGCCGGTGGCGCTGTTGCCGGCGCTGGTGCTGGACGTCGGTTTCATTCACGTCAATCGCGCCGACAAGTTCGGCAACTGCCAGATCGACGGTATCTCGGGCTTTGCCGCGGAAATGGCCCGCGCCTCGAAAAAGCTCGTCATCTCCGCCGAGGAGATCGTCGACTCGGAGGTATTCCGCGCCGAACCCAACCGGACGATCATTCCGTGGTACTGCGTCGACGCCGTCGTGCCCGCGCCGTTCGGTTGTTGGCCGGGCGAAATGACCGGCTGCTACGAGCGCGACGAGGCGCATTACAAAATGTTCATCGAGACCACACAGACCGCCGAAGGCGCCGCCGCTTACCTGAAAGAATGGGTCGACGGCGTGCGGGATCACCAGGCGCTGCTCGATAAAATCGGCCGCGACAAGCTGCAAGCACTGCGCATCCGGAAGTAA
- the nikR gene encoding nickel-responsive transcriptional regulator NikR, with amino-acid sequence MSKELVSRIGVSLPPDLLAEFDGYLEGKGYETRSKAIADLMREALLREEWSSGNPEVIGAVTIVYDHHTRGLSDRLTEIQHDHFAQIVSTTHIHLDHHRCLEIVVLRGKADEVRRLGDRLISSRGVLNGKLVFAATETAQTPAAR; translated from the coding sequence ATGTCCAAGGAATTGGTTTCCCGAATCGGAGTTTCGCTGCCGCCCGACCTGTTGGCCGAATTCGACGGTTACCTCGAGGGAAAAGGTTACGAAACGCGTTCGAAAGCCATCGCCGACCTGATGCGGGAGGCGTTGCTGCGCGAGGAATGGTCCAGCGGCAACCCCGAGGTCATCGGCGCGGTGACGATCGTCTACGATCACCATACCCGCGGCCTGTCGGATCGCTTAACCGAAATTCAACACGATCATTTCGCCCAGATCGTTTCCACCACGCACATTCATTTGGATCATCACCGCTGCCTGGAAATCGTCGTGCTGCGCGGCAAGGCCGACGAGGTGCGCCGGCTTGGCGATCGCCTGATCAGTTCGCGCGGCGTGCTCAACGGCAAACTGGTTTTCGCCGCCACTGAAACGGCCCAAACGCCGGCCGCCCGCTGA
- a CDS encoding formylglycine-generating enzyme family protein, which yields MSTQSKLLVLLFLFCLFLFVAACDKGDDDDDSGGTADDDNDTGDDDTSPADDDDDDNDDNDTGDDDTGDDDTGDDDDDDDDDDNDDNDDNDDNDDNDTTPECDDNSDCLDTDVCNGDEYCDPDGVCQPGTPLECDDSDVCNGTETCDPTDGCQAGTPLTCDDNEYCNGVETCDPTDGCQAGTAPCDATWEYCDENSETCFTNGFTLVPSGSFTMGSPNSELGRFSNEAQHSVTLSNNIEMSAYETIQGDFATRMGWNPSYFGPNEVGADCGDNCPVEYMSWYDALAYANEYSADVGHDACYVLSNVVCRDGTNVGTDYLNCMNPTKRGITSATVALNGVTSVYDCVGYRLPTEAEWEYAVRAGSTTAFYNGGITNTLCSPLDTNLDAIGWYCGNAAATMTKGQKDPNDWDLYDMSGNVWEWNWDYYTASPAGGTDPEGAGSGTNHSVRGGSWYDLARYARSAARISIAPDSHSNNLGFRLVRTIP from the coding sequence ATGAGCACTCAATCCAAACTGTTGGTATTGCTGTTCCTGTTTTGTCTTTTCCTTTTTGTCGCGGCCTGCGACAAGGGGGACGACGATGACGATTCCGGCGGGACCGCCGACGACGACAACGACACCGGCGACGACGACACCTCGCCCGCGGACGACGACGACGATGACAACGACGACAACGACACCGGCGACGACGACACCGGCGACGACGATACCGGCGACGACGACGATGATGACGACGATGACGACAACGACGATAACGACGACAACGATGACAACGACGACAACGACACCACGCCGGAATGCGACGACAACAGCGATTGCCTGGACACCGACGTTTGCAACGGCGATGAGTATTGCGACCCCGACGGCGTCTGCCAGCCGGGCACCCCGCTGGAATGCGACGACAGCGATGTCTGCAACGGCACCGAAACCTGCGACCCCACCGACGGCTGCCAGGCCGGCACGCCGTTGACCTGCGACGATAACGAATACTGCAACGGCGTGGAAACCTGCGATCCCACCGACGGCTGCCAGGCCGGAACCGCGCCGTGCGACGCGACGTGGGAATACTGCGACGAGAACAGCGAAACCTGCTTCACCAACGGCTTCACTCTGGTCCCGAGCGGCAGCTTCACGATGGGCAGCCCCAACAGTGAATTGGGCCGGTTCAGCAACGAGGCCCAGCACAGCGTGACGCTGTCGAACAATATCGAAATGAGCGCCTACGAAACCATCCAAGGCGATTTCGCGACGCGGATGGGTTGGAACCCGAGCTATTTCGGCCCGAACGAAGTCGGCGCGGATTGCGGCGACAATTGCCCGGTCGAGTACATGAGCTGGTACGACGCGTTGGCCTACGCGAACGAATACTCGGCCGATGTGGGCCACGACGCCTGCTACGTGCTGAGCAACGTCGTCTGCCGTGACGGCACCAACGTCGGTACTGACTACCTGAACTGCATGAACCCGACCAAGCGGGGCATCACCTCGGCGACCGTGGCGCTCAACGGCGTGACCTCGGTTTACGATTGCGTCGGCTACCGCCTGCCGACCGAAGCCGAATGGGAATACGCGGTGCGCGCCGGATCGACCACCGCGTTCTACAACGGCGGCATCACCAACACGCTGTGCTCGCCGCTCGACACCAACCTCGACGCGATCGGCTGGTACTGCGGCAACGCCGCCGCGACCATGACCAAGGGACAAAAAGATCCGAACGACTGGGATCTGTACGACATGAGCGGCAACGTATGGGAATGGAACTGGGACTATTACACCGCCAGCCCGGCCGGCGGCACCGATCCGGAAGGCGCCGGCAGCGGCACGAACCATTCGGTCCGCGGCGGCAGTTGGTACGATCTGGCGCGGTATGCCCGCTCGGCGGCCCGCATCTCTATCGCGCCGGATTCCCACAGCAACAACCTGGGCTTCCGCCTCGTGCGGACGATTCCCTGA